From Deinococcus sp. HSC-46F16, the proteins below share one genomic window:
- a CDS encoding NAD(P)H-dependent oxidoreductase: MPHALIVHAHPEPNSFCSAQMREAARTLTEQGYTVEISDLYGMGWNAELGRGDFTHPLADFFKPQAEQVRAVQEGTFAPEVAAELEKLRRADLLVFSFPMWWFSLPALLKGWVDRVFAMGAAYGGGVGTFAQGAFRGRRALLLFTTGSLEEYFGPGRRDGEMDTLLFHIQHGMFYFVGYTVLAPVVSFAPVRQTPEEREAQLRKVRRAFAELGTRQVIFDFQEG; this comes from the coding sequence ATGCCCCACGCCCTGATCGTCCACGCCCATCCCGAGCCGAACTCGTTTTGCTCCGCGCAGATGCGGGAAGCGGCCCGGACCCTCACCGAGCAGGGCTATACCGTGGAGATCAGCGACCTTTACGGCATGGGCTGGAATGCCGAACTGGGACGGGGCGATTTCACCCACCCACTTGCCGACTTTTTCAAGCCCCAGGCGGAACAAGTCAGAGCGGTCCAGGAAGGCACCTTCGCGCCCGAAGTCGCCGCAGAACTGGAGAAGCTCCGCCGGGCCGACCTCCTGGTGTTCTCGTTCCCGATGTGGTGGTTCTCGCTTCCGGCGCTGCTGAAAGGCTGGGTGGACCGGGTCTTCGCTATGGGCGCGGCCTATGGCGGCGGCGTCGGCACCTTCGCGCAGGGGGCGTTCCGGGGACGGCGGGCGCTCCTGCTGTTCACGACCGGCAGCCTGGAGGAGTATTTCGGCCCCGGACGACGGGATGGGGAGATGGACACGCTCCTCTTCCACATCCAGCACGGCATGTTTTACTTCGTGGGCTATACGGTGCTGGCTCCAGTGGTGAGCTTTGCGCCCGTCCGGCAAACGCCTGAGGAGCGCGAAGCCCAGTTGCGGAAAGTCCGGCGGGCTTTCGCGGAACTGGGAACGCGGCAAGTCATCTTCGATTTTCAGGAGGGCTGA
- a CDS encoding VOC family protein, whose protein sequence is MHITQSAISLNVPDVRASAEFLKRHFGFVPEMEYEGVASLTREDTGFNLIFLQTGLSTFKPPQIAGSAGQGLLVVFVVDDIDAEYARLQAEGVPVVTPIETEPWGERYFQVSDPNGVVVQLVQWVTPPEGAENV, encoded by the coding sequence ATGCACATCACCCAGTCGGCCATCTCCCTCAACGTGCCGGACGTTCGCGCCTCCGCCGAGTTCCTGAAACGGCACTTCGGTTTCGTGCCCGAGATGGAGTACGAGGGCGTCGCATCCCTGACGCGCGAGGACACGGGCTTCAACCTGATCTTCCTCCAGACAGGGCTGTCCACCTTCAAGCCGCCACAGATCGCCGGAAGTGCTGGGCAGGGGCTGCTGGTGGTATTCGTGGTGGACGACATTGACGCCGAGTACGCCCGACTACAGGCCGAAGGTGTGCCTGTGGTCACCCCCATCGAGACTGAGCCGTGGGGCGAGCGGTACTTTCAGGTTTCGGACCCCAACGGCGTCGTGGTGCAACTGGTGCAGTGGGTTACGCCGCCGGAAGGTGCGGAGAACGTCTAA
- a CDS encoding DNA topoisomerase IB → MTSRTTILQDEYLRREGEKPTEFRYFWPDGEEYRDAEGLARIASLAVPPAYTDVYVSPDPDAELQAFGRDAAGRLQYRYHPDFMQAGALKKWQRLARFAEALPTLRTVTAADLRLSGLPRRKVLAVMTRVLHVAHFRVGSDTYARAHKTHGLSTLRQRHVKVEGSAVQFRFKGKHSILQEKTVRDRTLATNMERLLALPGPWLFQSVEEDVRSRVRAHDLNAYLRDVIGPFTAKDFRTWGGTLVAAEFLAEAGAPQSERQARKTLVECVKYVAADLGNTPAVTRGSYICPVIFDRYQEGKVLDDYEPRAGRTEADLEGLTRSEAALKRMLESEKTLRTRRPRRKVDVAA, encoded by the coding sequence ATGACGAGCCGCACCACCATCCTGCAAGACGAGTACCTCCGCCGGGAGGGGGAGAAGCCCACCGAGTTCCGCTACTTCTGGCCGGACGGGGAGGAGTACCGCGACGCTGAAGGCCTGGCCCGCATCGCGTCCCTCGCCGTGCCGCCCGCCTACACGGACGTGTACGTCTCGCCCGACCCGGACGCCGAGTTGCAGGCCTTCGGGCGCGACGCGGCGGGGCGGCTGCAGTACCGCTACCACCCCGACTTCATGCAGGCGGGGGCGCTGAAGAAGTGGCAACGGCTGGCGCGGTTTGCCGAGGCGCTGCCCACCCTCCGCACCGTCACGGCCGCCGACCTGCGCCTCTCCGGGCTGCCCCGGCGCAAGGTGCTCGCCGTGATGACGCGGGTGCTGCACGTCGCGCATTTTCGGGTGGGCAGCGACACCTACGCCCGCGCCCACAAGACGCACGGCCTCTCCACCCTGCGCCAGCGGCACGTGAAGGTGGAGGGCAGCGCCGTGCAGTTCAGGTTCAAGGGCAAGCATTCCATCCTGCAGGAGAAGACGGTGCGCGACCGCACCCTGGCGACGAACATGGAGCGCCTGCTCGCACTGCCCGGCCCCTGGCTGTTCCAGAGCGTGGAGGAGGACGTGCGCTCGCGTGTCCGCGCCCACGACCTCAACGCCTACCTGCGAGACGTGATCGGCCCCTTCACCGCCAAGGACTTCCGCACCTGGGGCGGAACGCTGGTGGCCGCCGAGTTTCTGGCCGAAGCCGGAGCGCCCCAGTCCGAGCGGCAGGCCCGCAAGACGCTGGTGGAGTGCGTCAAATACGTGGCCGCTGACCTGGGCAACACGCCCGCCGTCACGCGCGGCAGCTACATCTGCCCGGTGATCTTTGACCGCTACCAGGAAGGCAAGGTGCTCGACGACTACGAACCCCGCGCGGGCCGCACCGAGGCCGATCTGGAAGGCCTGACCCGCTCGGAAGCCGCGCTCAAGCGGATGCTGGAAAGCGAGAAGACGCTGCGGACCCGCCGCCCCCGCCGCAAGGTGGACGTGGCCGCGTGA
- a CDS encoding uracil-DNA glycosylase, translating into MLRPPTGPPVQVVWFKKDLRVHDHAPLAEAAARGPVLPLYLYEPEQLHHEEFAGHHLTYLNECLAELDGRLRALGTGLVVRRGEAVAVLEELAELVPIGGLWAHEETGNMVSFQRDRRVRAWARERGVPFVELPQTGVVRRLRDRDGWADIWEERMSALVVPVPAALRGTGLPPGGLCTHAELGVPAEGKVIPPGGESVARATLESFLAVRGVNYMREMSSPLTAEESCSRLSAPLAFGTVSLREVVQATRQRLAAVKGDPDADERWVRSLRSFESRLHWHCHFIQRLESEPEMEFRNLNRAFDGLRPDVGDPGWNAEFFDRWAHGQTGYPLVDACVRMLHEMGWLNFRMRAMLVSFASQHLWLHWRPTGLFLARQWLDNEPGIHWSQMQMQSSTVGINRVRIYSPTRQAREQDPDGTFIRRWVPELGDVPGDFLHAPWEWSGATRLGYPPPIVDEGKAGAAARARIYAARESATFEAEARRVYHRHGSRKKAVLRAERVARGLPAKPVRPPKSTPRRKPPMTDQPDLFGTTPEAPKPLVPAGLPDSWREALHDEFAAPYFHALKDFLVEERRTHNVFPPAPDVFNALRYTPLEDVKVFILGQDPYHGPGQAHGLAFSVRPGVRPPPSLANIYKELQADVGFQPPRHGYLRHWAEQGVLMLNAVLTVRQGEPNSHAGKGWESFTDAVIRHVNAKESRVVFVLWGAYARKKAKLVTNPQHVIIESAHPSPLSVAKFMGTRPFSRVNAALEESGQTPIDWQLPMQAEER; encoded by the coding sequence ATGCTCCGTCCGCCCACTGGCCCGCCCGTTCAAGTCGTGTGGTTCAAAAAGGACCTGAGGGTGCACGACCACGCGCCGCTCGCGGAGGCGGCCGCGCGGGGGCCGGTGCTGCCGCTCTACCTCTACGAGCCGGAACAACTGCACCACGAGGAGTTCGCCGGGCACCACCTGACCTACCTGAATGAGTGCCTCGCCGAGCTGGATGGGCGGCTGCGGGCGCTGGGCACGGGGCTGGTGGTGCGGCGCGGCGAGGCGGTGGCCGTGCTGGAGGAACTGGCCGAACTCGTGCCCATCGGCGGCCTGTGGGCGCACGAGGAGACGGGCAATATGGTCAGCTTCCAGCGCGACCGACGGGTGCGGGCCTGGGCGCGGGAGCGGGGGGTGCCGTTCGTGGAGCTGCCGCAGACGGGCGTGGTGCGGAGGCTGCGTGACCGCGACGGTTGGGCCGACATCTGGGAGGAACGGATGTCGGCCCTGGTCGTGCCCGTGCCCGCCGCGCTGAGGGGCACCGGCCTCCCGCCCGGCGGCCTCTGCACCCACGCGGAGCTGGGCGTTCCCGCGGAGGGCAAGGTCATTCCGCCTGGCGGCGAGAGCGTCGCCCGCGCCACGCTGGAGAGCTTCCTGGCCGTGCGCGGCGTGAACTACATGCGCGAGATGAGCAGCCCGCTGACCGCCGAGGAGAGTTGCTCTCGGCTCTCGGCTCCCCTCGCTTTCGGCACCGTGTCGCTGCGGGAGGTGGTGCAGGCGACCCGGCAGCGGCTGGCGGCGGTCAAGGGGGACCCCGACGCCGACGAGCGCTGGGTGCGGTCTCTGCGTTCCTTCGAGAGCCGCCTGCACTGGCACTGTCACTTTATCCAGCGGCTGGAATCCGAGCCGGAGATGGAGTTCCGCAACCTCAACCGCGCCTTCGACGGCCTGCGCCCGGACGTGGGCGACCCCGGCTGGAACGCGGAGTTCTTCGACCGCTGGGCGCACGGGCAGACGGGTTATCCCCTCGTGGACGCCTGCGTGCGGATGTTGCACGAGATGGGCTGGCTGAACTTTCGGATGCGAGCGATGCTCGTCTCCTTCGCCTCGCAGCACCTGTGGCTGCACTGGCGGCCGACGGGCCTCTTCCTGGCGCGGCAGTGGCTGGACAACGAACCTGGCATCCACTGGTCGCAGATGCAGATGCAGAGTTCGACGGTGGGGATCAACCGCGTCCGCATCTATTCCCCGACCCGGCAGGCCCGCGAACAGGACCCGGACGGCACGTTCATCCGCCGCTGGGTGCCCGAACTGGGGGACGTGCCCGGCGACTTCCTGCACGCGCCCTGGGAGTGGAGCGGGGCGACCCGGCTGGGCTACCCGCCGCCGATCGTGGATGAAGGAAAGGCGGGGGCCGCCGCGCGGGCCAGAATCTATGCTGCGCGGGAGAGTGCGACCTTTGAGGCCGAGGCCCGGCGCGTCTATCACAGGCATGGCAGCCGCAAGAAGGCGGTGCTGCGGGCCGAGCGGGTGGCGCGGGGTCTGCCTGCCAAACCTGTTCGGCCGCCCAAGTCCACCCCCCGGAGGAAGCCCCCCATGACCGACCAGCCCGACCTCTTCGGCACCACTCCCGAAGCTCCCAAGCCCCTCGTTCCGGCGGGTCTGCCCGACTCGTGGCGTGAGGCCCTCCATGACGAGTTCGCCGCGCCGTACTTCCACGCGCTCAAGGACTTTCTGGTGGAGGAGCGCCGCACCCACAACGTCTTCCCACCCGCGCCCGACGTGTTCAATGCGCTGCGGTACACGCCGCTGGAGGACGTGAAGGTCTTCATCCTGGGGCAGGACCCCTACCACGGCCCCGGTCAGGCGCACGGGCTGGCCTTCTCCGTGCGGCCCGGCGTGCGCCCGCCGCCCAGCCTGGCGAACATCTACAAGGAGTTGCAGGCCGACGTGGGCTTCCAGCCGCCTCGCCACGGCTACCTCCGCCACTGGGCCGAGCAGGGCGTGCTGATGCTGAACGCCGTGCTCACCGTGCGCCAGGGCGAGCCCAACAGCCACGCGGGGAAGGGCTGGGAAAGTTTCACCGACGCCGTGATTCGCCACGTCAACGCGAAGGAGTCGCGGGTGGTCTTCGTGCTGTGGGGCGCCTACGCCCGCAAGAAGGCGAAGCTGGTCACCAATCCCCAGCACGTCATCATCGAGTCGGCCCACCCCAGCCCCCTCAGCGTGGCGAAGTTCATGGGGACGCGGCCCTTCTCGCGGGTCAACGCGGCGCTGGAGGAGTCGGGACAGACGCCAATCGACTGGCAACTGCCCATGCAGGCCGAGGAGAGATAA
- the carA gene encoding glutamine-hydrolyzing carbamoyl-phosphate synthase small subunit: MIRKERAILALEDGTVYRGYAFGHRGETVGEVVFNTSMTGYQEIMTDPSYNGQIVTITYPHVGNYGVAIYDMESNKPYVRGFISREFSGEYSNHRAQQSLEAFMQQYGVVSIQGIDTRALVRRLRSGGVVKGVIAHRSYTHPEDPYGEFTPAEEQVYVQRARDHQDIDGHDMTKEVTTALPYAFPTLRHGKRVVLMDFGIKHTIIERLAEVGIEPIVVPAHTTPAQIMALQPHGLFLSNGPGDPAPLEYAHKTAWELMGLLPTFGICLGHQILGLAAGGRTFKMKFGHRGGNQPVKNLLTGNVEITSQNHGYAVDIESIPDGAFVATHVNLNDQTLEGMAHSRYPVFSVQYHPEASPGPHDSRYLFDRFIEEIDAFDGADGSPVVKAVAGRLGV, translated from the coding sequence ATGATTCGCAAGGAACGCGCCATCCTGGCGCTGGAAGACGGCACCGTGTACCGAGGCTACGCCTTCGGGCACCGGGGCGAGACGGTGGGAGAGGTCGTGTTCAACACCTCCATGACCGGATACCAGGAGATCATGACCGATCCCTCGTACAACGGGCAGATCGTGACCATCACCTATCCCCACGTCGGGAACTACGGCGTGGCCATCTACGACATGGAGAGCAACAAGCCCTACGTGCGGGGCTTCATCTCCCGCGAGTTCTCCGGCGAGTACTCCAACCACCGGGCGCAGCAGTCGCTGGAAGCCTTTATGCAGCAGTACGGCGTCGTGTCCATCCAGGGCATCGACACGCGGGCGCTCGTGCGGCGGCTGCGGTCGGGCGGCGTGGTCAAGGGCGTGATCGCCCACCGCTCCTACACCCACCCCGAAGACCCCTACGGCGAGTTCACTCCCGCCGAGGAACAGGTGTATGTCCAGCGTGCCCGCGACCATCAGGACATTGACGGGCACGACATGACCAAGGAAGTCACGACCGCCCTGCCCTACGCCTTTCCCACCCTGCGCCACGGCAAGCGCGTTGTGCTGATGGATTTCGGGATCAAACACACCATCATTGAGCGGCTGGCCGAGGTGGGCATCGAGCCCATCGTGGTGCCCGCGCACACCACCCCCGCGCAGATCATGGCGCTGCAACCGCACGGCCTGTTCCTCTCCAACGGCCCCGGCGACCCCGCGCCGCTGGAGTACGCGCACAAGACCGCCTGGGAGCTGATGGGCCTGCTGCCCACCTTCGGCATCTGCCTGGGGCACCAGATTCTGGGCCTCGCGGCGGGTGGCCGGACCTTCAAGATGAAGTTCGGGCACCGGGGCGGCAACCAGCCCGTCAAGAACCTGCTCACCGGGAACGTAGAGATCACCTCCCAGAACCACGGCTACGCGGTGGATATCGAGTCCATTCCCGACGGGGCTTTCGTCGCCACGCACGTCAACCTCAACGATCAGACGCTGGAGGGCATGGCGCACAGCCGCTACCCCGTCTTCTCGGTGCAGTACCACCCGGAAGCCTCGCCGGGGCCGCACGACAGCCGCTACCTGTTCGACCGCTTTATCGAGGAGATCGACGCCTTCGACGGGGCGGACGGCTCGCCCGTGGTAAAGGCCGTGGCGGGGCGACTGGGGGTGTAG
- a CDS encoding N-acetyltransferase: protein MTFLSLDSIAVPDIHPQAPLVTRKARLGDIEAIHELIGYWAARGQMLVRSRSLLAETIRDFHLVLAEPYGDKPGGLAGVCGLHLLAPDLAEVRGLAIHPHMQGRGLGKQLVEACEREARDIDLPALFAWTYQQAFFEKCGFVRIDKTHLHPKVWSECQRCAFFENCNEIAMLRELA, encoded by the coding sequence ATGACCTTTCTCAGCCTCGATTCCATCGCCGTTCCCGACATTCACCCGCAGGCACCGCTCGTCACCCGCAAGGCGCGGCTGGGCGACATCGAAGCGATTCACGAACTGATTGGCTACTGGGCCGCGCGGGGGCAGATGCTCGTGCGGTCCCGGTCGCTGCTCGCCGAGACCATCCGGGACTTTCACCTCGTGCTGGCCGAGCCGTACGGGGACAAGCCGGGTGGCCTGGCGGGCGTGTGCGGCTTGCACCTCCTCGCGCCGGACCTCGCGGAGGTGCGCGGCCTCGCCATCCATCCCCACATGCAGGGGCGGGGGCTGGGCAAGCAGCTCGTCGAAGCCTGCGAGCGCGAGGCCCGCGACATTGACCTCCCCGCCCTCTTCGCGTGGACCTACCAGCAGGCCTTTTTCGAGAAGTGCGGCTTCGTGCGGATCGACAAGACCCACCTGCATCCCAAGGTGTGGTCGGAGTGCCAGCGCTGCGCCTTTTTCGAGAATTGCAACGAGATCGCGATGCTCAGGGAATTGGCGTGA
- a CDS encoding GNAT family N-acetyltransferase has translation MTEQSVQIRLAQPQDKDTVCRIFQEAGLETEAALEAGTTYWVMERGGKPVGAIGLEHGEGASLLRGAAVLPSAQGQGLGRRLVMSAVEYARARGDRAIYLFSKGGDWHSFGFTQVPLAVVLGDVPDTPQVRAYRARSERPGGFTWMRALDVGVGQA, from the coding sequence ATGACCGAGCAGAGCGTTCAGATTCGTCTCGCGCAGCCCCAGGACAAGGACACCGTCTGCCGCATCTTTCAGGAAGCCGGTTTGGAAACCGAGGCCGCGCTGGAAGCGGGCACCACCTACTGGGTGATGGAACGCGGCGGAAAGCCCGTCGGGGCCATCGGCCTGGAGCATGGCGAGGGAGCCTCCCTGCTGCGCGGCGCGGCGGTGCTCCCCTCGGCGCAGGGGCAGGGGCTGGGGCGGCGGCTGGTGATGAGCGCCGTGGAGTATGCCAGGGCGCGGGGCGACCGGGCCATCTACCTGTTCAGCAAGGGCGGCGACTGGCACAGCTTCGGCTTCACGCAGGTGCCCCTCGCGGTCGTGCTGGGCGACGTGCCCGACACCCCGCAGGTCCGCGCTTACCGCGCCCGCAGCGAGCGCCCCGGCGGCTTTACGTGGATGCGGGCGCTGGACGTGGGGGTCGGGCAGGCCTAA
- a CDS encoding GNAT family N-acetyltransferase, which translates to MTYIPAPLDTVHVKLRQAAPADFPTIVDLLTRCDLHTSSVTPEGSTYWIADLNGVPGGCIGLEHGEGASLIRSTAVLPEARSQGLGRALVASALTYASLRGDRTVYLFSQEAGDYWRRFGFVPVGADEIAAALPDTPQVQSGLLKGWIEREQAWKRVLGGGGGA; encoded by the coding sequence ATGACCTACATCCCCGCGCCCCTCGACACGGTGCACGTCAAGCTGCGGCAGGCCGCGCCCGCCGACTTTCCCACCATCGTGGACCTGCTGACCCGCTGTGACCTGCACACCTCCAGCGTGACGCCGGAGGGCAGCACCTACTGGATCGCCGACCTCAACGGGGTGCCGGGCGGCTGCATCGGCCTGGAACACGGCGAAGGCGCGTCCCTGATCCGGTCCACCGCCGTCCTCCCGGAAGCCCGCTCGCAGGGGCTGGGGCGGGCGCTCGTGGCGTCGGCGCTGACCTATGCCAGCCTGCGCGGGGACCGGACGGTGTACCTCTTCTCGCAGGAGGCGGGGGACTACTGGCGGCGCTTCGGCTTCGTTCCCGTGGGCGCGGACGAGATCGCCGCCGCGCTGCCGGACACACCGCAGGTGCAGAGCGGGCTGCTGAAAGGCTGGATCGAGCGCGAGCAGGCCTGGAAGCGCGTGCTGGGCGGGGGAGGGGGGGCGTGA
- a CDS encoding HIT domain-containing protein encodes MKVTVTLDGTLLKKREAEWQQHLAQPEDNPLVPNAAGRLTGEGWTIQNDLCVYSQLQPQYAEGLPYSGIIVTKRPCETVFDLTPEETAATHALLAEVRAHLDTTIRPDGYTVGWNVLPAGGQHIPHVHLHVIPRWSTDASAGAGLRYFLKEAARAAQAAESV; translated from the coding sequence GTGAAAGTCACGGTGACTCTGGACGGCACCCTGCTGAAGAAGCGGGAGGCGGAGTGGCAGCAGCACCTCGCCCAGCCGGAGGACAACCCCCTCGTCCCCAACGCCGCAGGTCGCCTGACCGGGGAGGGCTGGACGATTCAGAACGACCTGTGTGTCTACAGCCAGCTTCAGCCCCAGTACGCCGAGGGATTGCCCTATTCAGGCATCATCGTCACCAAGCGCCCCTGCGAGACAGTCTTCGACCTCACGCCCGAGGAGACCGCCGCCACCCATGCCCTGCTCGCCGAGGTGAGGGCGCACCTCGACACCACCATCCGGCCGGACGGCTATACGGTGGGCTGGAACGTCCTCCCCGCCGGGGGGCAGCACATCCCGCACGTTCACCTGCACGTCATTCCCCGCTGGAGTACGGACGCCAGCGCGGGGGCGGGCCTCCGGTACTTCCTCAAGGAAGCGGCCCGCGCTGCACAAGCCGCCGAATCCGTCTGA